cctgaagaaaaaaaatcagcaaTGAAACTCCTTTTTGGTTTGTTGATGAAAAATAGTGATGCAAGTCGTATCTAGATTAGAGACTAGAGTTCTTGTCCGGCGTTCTGAGATTCATTTTGGTTTATACCATAGTTTTCAAAtggtttttggttaatttttttcttgatttttaacgtaaaaatatatattttcatgatCTCGTTGGAGCTGATTCGGATCCATGTTTAGGATTTAACAGATTTAGATTTCTGAGCATAATCAGATGTGTTTTGGAACCAATCGAAAGTATAAGTCCTTTTCGTTGCGTATTTAAATAAAAGGGACTAGATTGCAATTATGCAATGATTGGACATCTGAAACGGTATCGTTTCAGAAAACCCCACTGTAactcaaaactctaaaattCGGTTAGTACAAGCCACTGTACCATCTTTACATGTACGGTTATATTATACGGTTTGTTCAGAAACCGCTTGAAACCGGTTATAATTTTCTTCAATTATGACATGCACATTTAGTGTGTGTCCTTAATTAAATACAAAAGTCAAATCAGAGATAATGTAGCGTAAGTGCTTTTCTCGTAAAGCTTTTGTTGAGCTTCATTTTCTACTGAACCAAACACTTATATCACATCTTCATGAATTCTAAAACTAAACCAGccaaaaatatatgtacatgaacaaaatttatttaatatacacCCAAATAAGAATTATAATTTGCTTAACTTGGTGTCttacaataaattttattatataacatatatattagtatgtttaaaaaattcaaaagaaaatattcaCCGTATATACCCGCATAAACGTCCCTATATACATTCAATCGCTATACGGTAGTCAACCGCCTAACTACCTATAGCGTCTTTTATAACACTAATACCAATTAATTTAATTCACTCCATTCATGacctattaaaattttcattatatcaatataaattttattttattaataagtgTAAACCCATTGTATGTTTCtaagcaaaataaataaattatatacattaAAATTGTAATAGTATTGATCATCACaaaacctataaattaaaattcataacttaaatataatacatttatttatatgacAAGTAAAATAGTTTGTTCAGTTTTATGTACtattataaagtatataaaaatttaaaaagtattaaaaacaTTATGGGTTTTTACAGGATCCATCAGTCGGTTCACGaattaatgatgaattttggagttttattaaagtttttattaGTGTTtcaaaagtgtttcaaaaaaaaaaaattaaagtttttattaataagttttcattttatacaAATTTTGTGAAAACATATGAGTTGGTAGAAAATCTGACAGAATTCTATATAAAGAACATAAGCCAGTCTAGATTATATATGGACACCACGTTTACCGGTTCGATCACAGGTCTGGAccagatataaaaatattgcttaTATCTTAATTCGTTTATAAATCACATATGTACCCCAATAAAAGAgctaaatattttgtaaaaatagaatGCTTTATCGTCAAATTTATAgataaaattacaaatttatagataaaatattGGATAATTTAGGTATTTTAATactttgaataaaaaatatttggataattCATGTTTTAGGGTAACTAATTTTATAAAGAGCATTtaggatatttggttatttagaaattaaatataattaatatttgtaagtatataatttatattttaaaatttaggtaCCCATttaattttcggttcggttttaatttTCGGTCCAGAGATATATGATGTATtcgattatttatgaaattatattcagttttagttttgttttattcaGTTTTAGTTTCGTTTTTTTCAGTTTGGTACAATGCGACTTGAGGTTCTAGATAAATGCACCTTAAACCTATAGGTTTAGTTTGTAACTTGTAACAATCTCATTATTTAACCGTATTAATTAAGAGAGCAGGAGGAGCAACTGTTCGATGTCGCTTAGATAGAGCAGTGGGAAATGCAGATTGGCACGAAAAGTTTTCTCACTCGACTGTGAAGTATATGAGGTTATGGGGATCGGATCATCGTCCGATCCTTGCAGACATACTCATAAAGCCAATAAAGAGATCGAAAAAGTTTAAGTTTGATAAAAGATGGCTAGATGATGACGAGCTAAGGCAAGTTATTCTTGATGGATGGAAATCTCCTGATTTTTTTCCTAATGCGACTATTATGGAACATATTTCCAGCTGCAGAAAAGCCTTGAATGAATGGAGGAGACAACATAATGTGAACTCGGCCAAACTAGTGGAGGAGCTTAACGAAAAAGTTGAGGGACTATATGCTGATGATAACGCAACAACTGAGGAAATTGCAGCAGCGTTGAAGGATCTCTCTGATGCTCTTAAAGCAGAAGAGTTATTCTGGAAACAGAAGAGTCGGGTGTTTTGGCTGAGGGAAGGggataaaaatacaaaattttttcATGCCTTAACAAAGCAAAGGAGAGCAAGGAATAAGATTACACAGCTCCTAGACGAGAATGGAGCCATGGTTGAGGACGAAGAAGGattagtagccattgctactgGTTACTTTAGACAGATCTTTGAATCATCGGATCCAGAGGATATTGAAGACGCACTTTCTCAGGTTCCAGCGACGATTACTGGAGATATGAACAACAACCTTACAGCTCCGGTCTCTGAGTGGGAGATCAAACTAGCGCTCTTCGCTATGCATCCCGAAAAAGCCCCAGGTCCAGATGGGATGACTGCACTTTTCTATCAGAAATCCTGGGATATTATAAAGGAGGATTTAACtcttatggttaataaattcCTTTTCGAGGGGACGATGGCGACTGGGctgaatgatacaaatatatgtcttaTCCCGAAAACAACGAGGCCCAATGAGATGGCTCAGTTTAGACCCATCAGCTTATGTAACGTCAGttacaagataatctctaaggtcttatgccagcGATTGAAGAGAGTGCTACCAGGATTGATATCGGAGACTCAGTCAGCTTTTGTTGCTGGGAGACAGATCTCAGATAACATTATGATTGCTCAGGAGATGTTCCACGCTCTTAGAACTAAACCTAGTGGACGTAGTAAAAGGATGGTTATCAAGACATATATGAGTAAGGCATATGATCGGATGGAATGGTCCTTTATTGAAGCTGTCATGCGCAAAATGGGGTTTTCAGAGATATGGATTGCCTGGATTATGCGTTGTATTACGTTGGTGAAATATAAGGTCCTTATGAATGGTGAGCCAAGAGGAAATATTGTTCCAGGGAGAggtttacgtcaaggagatcctttgtctcctttcatttttattctatgcacggaagcgctcgttagccttctcaatcatgcagagaaccaaAGGAAGATAACAGGGATGCGCGTTACACGCGCGTGTCCGtcggtatcccaccttctctttgctgatgatagccttttcttctgtaaggcggagccccgtgaatgtgaagaagtaatgaaagtagtcaggaaatatgGCAAAGCGTCTggaaaatgtattaattttgataaatcttccttactctttggtaagcggATTAATGCGAGTACTAGACAACAGCTTAGAGATGTGCTTGGAATACAGAACGAAGGAGGAATGAGAACTTACCTTGGTATCCCGGAAGACATAAGTGGATCTAAGTGTAAACTTTTTGCATTTCCGAAAGATAAGTTGATGcatagagtgaatggatggacaGGCAGATGGCTCTCAAAAGGTGGAAAGGAAGTGTTGATTAAATCCATTTTGCTTGCTCTACCGACGGACGTTATGTCTACTTTTCTGCTCCCACTGGAGATTTGTGAAAACCTTGCCAGTGCCATTGCACAGTTCTGGTGGAGTTCAAATCCACCAAAAAGAGGGATACACTGGGCGAAGTGGGAGAAAGTTTGTTTACCAAGAGAGGAGGGTGGAATTGGTttccgtatgatccatgagttcaaCCTGGCCCTGTTGGCGAAACAATTATGGAGGCTGCTGCAGATCCCTGATTCTCTGGTTGTACGGGTATTGAAGGGAAGATACTATAGATTGAGTTCTCCACTAAGAGTGGATACTGCTACCAACCCATCCTATGTGTGGACGAGTATTATTGCAGCAAGGAAATTGTTACTATTAGGGATCAGGCAGAAAATACATTCAGGATATGAAGTCAAGGTGTGGGAGGATTCGTGGATGCCAACGACCCCTGCGAGACCAGCTACCTCTATAGCGCCAGTCATACACCCTAATATGAGAGTCAGCGATCTTATTGATCAAGTATCGAAGGAGTGGAATATTGGTCTATTGGAGAATTATGTCATTCCTGAGGACATACCTCTCATAAGGAGTTTAGCCATAAGCTCAACTCATCGTCGAGATACTTTCTGCTGGAACTACACAAAGAATGGccaatacacggttaaatctggtTATTGGGTGGCACAGAATGTATTAAAACCAGCAGTAGATAAAGTAGTTATAGAGCCAAGCATCACAAAGctccaagcctttgcttggaaggtaAAGGCACCAaagaagatatgtcatcttatatggcaattgttgactggtcatgtggcagtaacgaAGAACTTAACAAGACGCAATATGAGGTGTGACAATTACTGTCCAAGATGCGGAGAATTAGAGGAAACTGTGACCCATGCATTTTTTGAATGTCCGCCAGCTATTCAAGTTTGGTCATTATCATCGACTCCAACAAGCCCTGATATATTTCCGGTATCGAGTGTCTACACAAATATGGATTATCTGTTTTGGAGGAAGAATAGCATCACCGAGCCAGAACGAGacagggatccttatccctggatattatggtatatttggaaggctagAAATGACAAACTCTTCAGAGGAATAGATAGAGATCCATTGGAGTTAGTTCGACATGCAGAGAGTGAATGCCAAGCTTGGTTTAACGCTAACGAAGCGGTATAAAAAGTTTTACAACCAGTGGTTCAAGATAATATCCCTGAGATAGCCCAAGTCATACGCTTGGGTAATATCTGTttgttagatggatcttggacatctTCTGCTCACTTTAGTGGATGCGGCTGGGTATGGATGGACAGTGCCGAGAATATTCAACTTATGGGAACAAAGAATTTCGCTCGACGGGAATCAGCTTTgcattcggaagtagaagcACTACGATGGGCGATGTAaaatatgcttcaacactcaacatgccagagctttgggacagactgcaaggagctgattgcaatgataaaggaCCCTCAAGATTGGCCAAGCTTCGCGACAGAACTGGAGAGGATAGAGACATTACAGATATGCTTCCCGGACTTCAACATCATTCATGTTCCACGGACGCGCAatcagatttcagattttttagctaagactgcaagatccttccatagggaattactttttattggttgttctattccgatttggttacccagaccacctcaagtttgagtaatagaatggccttttgatgtcaaaaaaaaaaatcaagaaggGAAGTCTTACTTTTCTGCTAGCGGGATTGACTtttcttatgcaatttcttaTAACTTTCATAACAAATAGTCTACGTCAAAAGAGATAGTTAGACCAAGTATTTTctgtttatgatatatataattatgcaTTCGTTTCTTTAGTATAATACGAATATATTTTCTACAGCTGAAATGTGTAGTTATATAACGGATTTATCTTGGTATAATATATCTGACAATTATTTCCGTAACACAAAACCATACATGTTGTACATAACCATCTCATTCTCTGTTTATGATACATATAACTATGCATTCGTTTCTTTAGTATAATACGAATACACATGTTGACTTTTCTTGTGCAGTTTCTTGTGTCTTTCATAAACATaagctaatatatatatttgtcaaaGTCCTTGGCAATTTGAAGCTATATAAAAAGGCTTTTACATCACATATATTTTGCATTAGTATTCAgaatatttgaaaacaaaagagTATACACTTCGCGTTGACATATATCAAATATCTCTTTGGACTGTGGCTATTCAAGATCACGATGTGTCGATTGCTATGTTGTTGCTTCTGCCGCAAGAAGAAAAAGCCGCGAGATGTAAAAATGGgcaaaaaaggaaagaaagatggAGGTCTTGTTGTGGTGAAGCCGACTAAGAAAAGACTAAGAAGCGTCGCAATGAACCAGTAGATGTAAGCGGATGTGCAGACCTATGCTGCTGCTTTGGTGGAGGCGGAGGCGGTGGagatgatggtggtggtggatgTGGAGGCGGCGGCTGCGGAGGTGGAGGCGGTTAAAAGATGAGAATTTTGTAAATCTGCATGTAATGATAACTTTTTTAAACGTGGTCCTTCTTGtttgtatttaattttcttattcaaGTTGTATATCCACCTATTTGGTTAACAGAGATTTGTATCCAGACTCTGTTATTTCTCATATTTAGTAAAAGAATGAGTCTGTCGAATTTTTTAGCtaattttgtttaagtttttttgagctaattttgtttatgtagactaattaaataataagctggtaatgtttataagaaaataatgtaaAGAAATAAAGCATACCAGActaattatatgaaaaaattagaaatttagtgtattataaaattataatactttttctaatatgttttatttgagAGTTTAAGATAATGTATGGGAAGTAggaatataagaaaaatgtatAAAGATTTGGGCTTTAGACTtggaaattttaaatcaagctcTACTAAGCAAGCAGTTGCGGAGAAAAATACAGAAGCCAAACTGTTTAATGGCAAGAGTTATTCCAGCTAGATAATTTCCAGACGGTGATATACTTAAAGCTACTTTGAAAAAGAAAGCATCGTACGGTTGGAAGTCAATATTACATGGACGAGATCTAATAACTAAGGGACTGAGACATATCATTGGAGATGGTTCACTAGTTAACATGTGGGAAGATCCGTGGATCCCTGATCACCCTCCTCGAGCTCCAAGACCACGGCGAGATATTACTGCTGGAATCAAAGTTAATCAGTTCTTTGACAGAGATAGAAAACAATGGGACATACaaaaacttcgtgatgaagtTGTAGAGGAGGATATTGAAAAGATCCTAGAGATCAGAATTAGTCCTACTGCACAACAAGACCTGTTGGGATGGC
The sequence above is drawn from the Brassica napus cultivar Da-Ae chromosome A8, Da-Ae, whole genome shotgun sequence genome and encodes:
- the LOC106358645 gene encoding uncharacterized protein LOC106358645, coding for MRLWGSDHRPILADILIKPIKRSKKFKFDKRWLDDDELRQVILDGWKSPDFFPNATIMEHISSCRKALNEWRRQHNVNSAKLVEELNEKVEGLYADDNATTEEIAAALKDLSDALKAEELFWKQKSRVFWLREGDKNTKFFHALTKQRRARNKITQLLDENGAMVEDEEGLVAIATGYFRQIFESSDPEDIEDALSQVPATITGDMNNNLTAPVSEWEIKLALFAMHPEKAPGPDGMTALFYQKSWDIIKEDLTLMVNKFLFEGTMATGLNDTNICLIPKTTRPNEMAQFRPISLCNVSYKIISKVLCQRLKRVLPGLISETQSAFVAGRQISDNIMIAQEMFHALRTKPSGRSKRMVIKTYMSKAYDRMEWSFIEAVMRKMGFSEIWIAWIMRCITLVKYKRINASTRQQLRDVLGIQNEGGMRTYLGIPEDISGSKCKLFAFPKDKLMHRVNGWTGRWLSKGGKEVLIKSILLALPTDVMSTFLLPLEICENLASAIAQFWWSSNPPKRGIHWAKWEKVCLPREEGGIGFRMIHEFNLALLAKQLWRLLQIPDSLVVRVLKGRYYRLSSPLRVDTATNPSYVWTSIIAARKLLLLGIRQKIHSGYEVKVWEDSWMPTTPARPATSIAPVIHPNMRVSDLIDQVSKEWNIGLLENYVIPEDIPLIRSLAISSTHRRDTFCWNYTKNGQYTVKSGYWVAQNVLKPAVDKVVIEPSITKLQAFAWKTYAAALVEAEAVEMMVVVDVEAAAAEVEAVKR